From Streptomyces griseorubiginosus, one genomic window encodes:
- the mgt gene encoding macrolide-inactivating glycosyltransferase: MTSRSHIAMFSVAAHGHVNPSLEVIRELVARGHRVTYAIPPLFEEKVAETGAEPRLWNSTLPGPDDDPSAWGSELLDHVELFLADAMQALPQLVEAYDGDEPDLVLHDITAYPARVLAHRWGVPAISLSPNLVAWEGYEEEVAEPMWAEPRSTERGQAYYARFQRWLEENGVRLHPDAFVGRPDRSLVLIPRALQPHADRVDERVYTFVGACQGDRGAQGEWQRPAAAEQVVLVSLGSAFTKRPDFYRECVKAFGDLPGWHLVLQVGSHVDPAELGAVPDNVEVRSWVPQLAILKQADLFVTHAGAGGSQEGLATATPMIAVPQAVDQFGNADMLCGLGVARRIDTEDATAEALREAALALVDDPEVARRLKEVQADMAQEGGTRRAADLIEAELAARRA, encoded by the coding sequence ATGACCAGTCGCTCGCACATCGCCATGTTCTCCGTCGCCGCCCACGGCCATGTGAACCCCAGCCTGGAAGTGATCCGCGAGCTCGTGGCGCGGGGGCACCGGGTCACGTACGCCATTCCGCCCCTGTTCGAGGAGAAGGTCGCCGAGACCGGTGCCGAGCCCAGGCTCTGGAACTCCACGCTGCCCGGACCCGACGACGATCCGTCGGCCTGGGGCTCCGAACTCCTCGACCACGTGGAGCTCTTCCTCGCCGACGCGATGCAGGCCCTGCCGCAGCTCGTAGAGGCCTACGACGGCGACGAGCCCGACCTCGTGCTGCACGACATCACCGCCTACCCGGCCCGGGTCCTCGCCCACCGCTGGGGAGTCCCGGCGATCTCCCTCTCGCCGAACCTCGTCGCCTGGGAGGGGTACGAGGAAGAGGTCGCCGAGCCCATGTGGGCGGAGCCCAGGAGCACCGAACGCGGGCAGGCCTACTACGCCCGTTTCCAGCGGTGGTTGGAGGAGAACGGAGTCCGGCTGCACCCGGACGCCTTCGTCGGCCGCCCCGACCGCTCGCTCGTCCTGATCCCCAGGGCCCTCCAGCCCCACGCCGACCGGGTCGACGAGCGGGTGTACACCTTCGTCGGGGCCTGCCAGGGCGACCGCGGCGCGCAGGGGGAGTGGCAGCGGCCGGCCGCGGCCGAGCAGGTGGTGCTCGTCTCCCTCGGCTCCGCCTTCACCAAGCGGCCCGACTTCTACCGGGAGTGCGTCAAGGCCTTCGGCGACCTCCCCGGCTGGCACCTCGTGCTCCAGGTCGGCAGCCATGTCGACCCGGCCGAGCTGGGCGCCGTACCGGACAACGTCGAAGTGCGTTCCTGGGTACCGCAGTTGGCGATCCTCAAGCAGGCCGACCTGTTCGTCACCCACGCCGGCGCGGGCGGCAGCCAGGAGGGACTGGCGACCGCCACGCCGATGATCGCCGTACCGCAGGCCGTGGACCAGTTCGGCAACGCGGACATGCTGTGCGGGCTCGGGGTCGCCCGGCGGATCGACACCGAGGACGCGACCGCCGAGGCGCTGCGGGAGGCCGCCCTCGCGCTGGTCGACGATCCCGAAGTCGCCCGGAGACTCAAGGAGGTTCAGGCGGACATGGCCCAGGAGGGCGGCACGCGCCGGGCGGCCGACCTGATCGAGGCCGAACTCGCCGCACGCCGTGCATGA
- a CDS encoding sugar ABC transporter substrate-binding protein, with product MRARWIVVLALLLAGCTGTPDSDGDPVTLRFQSLAWQEESVEANKELVKEWNATHPHVKVEYVQGSWDSVHDQLLTSFEGGEAPDIIHDASDDLADFAYGGYLADLSDLLPGRLKSDIPQRSWDTATFGDGVYGVPFLQEPRVLIANARWLKESGVRVPTPEHPWSWAEFRRITDQLSGAGKYGVAWPLKEPVSATLNLSLSAGGQLFHRGDDGKVTIRFEQADQTVPRTIHDQANTDHSASPTTLGGGGSDTLPGFFGGKYAMVPLGFSYRQQIAQQAPKGFRWQVLPAPAGADGLTQGVSPQTLSVAEDSPHKKEAAAFIDFLLQPENMVRLALGDWMLPTGTAALEDPALHTAKDGWATGTALAAHLRSAPAQSVRGYPEWKDKVATPAFQEYYSGAIGLGELRKRLEEDGNLVLARYQR from the coding sequence ATGCGCGCACGATGGATCGTCGTCCTCGCCCTGCTCCTCGCGGGGTGCACCGGCACGCCCGACTCCGACGGCGACCCCGTCACCCTCCGCTTCCAGTCCCTGGCCTGGCAGGAGGAGTCCGTCGAGGCCAACAAGGAACTCGTCAAGGAGTGGAACGCGACCCATCCGCATGTCAAGGTCGAGTACGTGCAGGGGAGTTGGGACAGCGTCCACGACCAGCTGCTCACCTCCTTCGAGGGCGGCGAGGCGCCGGACATCATCCATGACGCCTCCGACGACCTCGCGGACTTCGCCTACGGCGGCTACCTCGCCGACCTGAGCGACCTGCTGCCCGGGCGGCTCAAGTCCGACATCCCGCAGCGGAGTTGGGACACGGCCACCTTCGGCGACGGCGTCTACGGCGTGCCGTTCCTCCAGGAACCCCGGGTCCTGATCGCCAATGCCAGGTGGCTGAAGGAGTCCGGCGTACGCGTCCCGACCCCCGAACACCCCTGGAGCTGGGCCGAGTTCCGGCGGATCACGGACCAGCTCAGCGGGGCCGGGAAGTACGGCGTGGCCTGGCCGCTCAAGGAGCCCGTCTCCGCGACCCTCAACCTCTCCCTGTCGGCGGGCGGACAGCTGTTCCACCGGGGCGACGACGGCAAGGTCACCATCCGCTTCGAGCAGGCCGACCAGACCGTGCCGCGCACCATCCACGACCAGGCGAACACCGACCACAGCGCCTCGCCCACCACCCTCGGCGGCGGCGGCTCCGACACCCTGCCCGGCTTCTTCGGCGGCAAGTACGCGATGGTCCCGCTCGGCTTCTCCTACCGCCAGCAGATCGCGCAGCAGGCGCCGAAGGGCTTCCGGTGGCAGGTGCTGCCCGCCCCGGCCGGCGCCGACGGACTCACCCAGGGCGTCAGCCCGCAGACCCTGTCCGTCGCCGAGGACAGCCCGCACAAGAAGGAGGCGGCCGCGTTCATCGACTTCCTCCTCCAGCCGGAGAACATGGTCCGGCTGGCGCTCGGGGACTGGATGCTGCCCACCGGCACGGCGGCCCTCGAGGACCCCGCCCTGCACACCGCGAAGGACGGCTGGGCGACGGGCACCGCCCTCGCCGCGCACCTCCGGTCGGCACCCGCACAGTCCGTGCGCGGCTACCCCGAATGGAAGGACAAGGTCGCCACCCCCGCCTTCCAGGAGTACTACAGCGGCGCCATCGGCCTCGGTGAGCTGCGCAAACGCCTGGAGGAGGACGGCAACCTGGTGCTGGCCCGCTACCAGCGCTGA
- a CDS encoding carbohydrate ABC transporter permease: MRTSTTGRVGQYAALLGYLVFLAFPFLWLVSTAFKSPRELGSLHPTWIPRHPTLDNFRQAFDEQPLLRAAGNSLLAALAAAVIAVLIATPLAYVMARRRTRLAKAATGWVVVSQAFPLVLVIIPLFLVLKELRLINSLAGLVMVYVVWALPFALWMLVGYVRAVPTELEEAAAVDGAGRLRTLVSVTAPLLAPGIVATALFAFITAWNEFFFALVLLKTPEKQTLPVVLTHFIGAEGVADLGPLAAAAFLATLPSLIIFAIIQRRITGGMLAGAVKS; the protein is encoded by the coding sequence ATGAGGACCAGCACCACCGGCCGCGTCGGCCAGTACGCCGCCCTCCTCGGATATCTCGTCTTCCTCGCCTTCCCGTTCCTCTGGCTGGTCTCCACCGCCTTCAAGTCCCCGCGCGAGCTGGGCAGTCTGCACCCCACCTGGATCCCGCGGCACCCCACCCTCGACAACTTCCGCCAGGCCTTCGACGAACAGCCCCTGCTGCGCGCCGCCGGCAACTCCCTGCTGGCCGCACTCGCCGCCGCCGTGATCGCCGTACTGATCGCGACACCGCTCGCCTACGTCATGGCCCGGCGCCGCACCCGGCTCGCGAAGGCAGCCACCGGCTGGGTGGTGGTCAGCCAGGCCTTCCCCCTGGTGCTGGTGATCATCCCGCTGTTCCTGGTGCTCAAGGAGCTGCGGCTGATCAACTCCCTCGCGGGGCTCGTGATGGTGTACGTCGTGTGGGCGCTGCCGTTCGCGCTGTGGATGCTCGTCGGATACGTGCGTGCCGTGCCGACCGAACTGGAGGAGGCGGCCGCCGTCGACGGTGCCGGACGCCTCAGGACGCTGGTGTCGGTGACGGCACCGCTGCTCGCCCCGGGGATCGTGGCGACGGCGCTGTTCGCCTTCATCACCGCGTGGAACGAGTTCTTCTTCGCGCTGGTCCTGCTGAAGACGCCGGAGAAACAGACCCTGCCGGTCGTCCTCACCCACTTCATCGGCGCGGAGGGCGTCGCCGACCTGGGCCCGCTCGCGGCCGCCGCCTTCCTCGCCACCCTTCCCTCGCTGATCATCTTCGCGATCATCCAACGGCGCATCACAGGAGGCATGTTGGCCGGGGCGGTGAAGAGCTGA
- a CDS encoding sugar ABC transporter permease, which yields MTVVTATKRPARDAPRAGNRRTSDRGAWFLVLPALIPILVLSVGPLLYGILLAFTDAQSGRTRATQWIGGLNFQDLLHDTLFWESFRIGLVWAVGVTVPQFLLALGLALLLDQDLKLRWLARALAIIPWAMPEVVVGVMWRLVYNPDAGVLNETLRTFGLGDGRDWLSGLSTALPAVIVVGVWAGMPQTTVTLLAGLQNTPRELHEAAAMDGAGAWRRFRTVTWPALRPVALAITALNFIWNFNSFALVYVLTSGGPGGRTRLPMLFAYEEAFRYGQFGYAAAMGLVMVAVVSLLLALFLVGRLKAGDEA from the coding sequence GTGACAGTGGTGACCGCGACGAAGCGGCCGGCGCGCGACGCCCCGCGTGCAGGGAACAGGCGGACGTCCGACCGTGGGGCCTGGTTCCTGGTGCTGCCCGCGCTGATCCCGATCCTGGTGCTGAGCGTGGGCCCCCTGCTCTACGGGATCCTGCTGGCCTTCACCGACGCGCAGTCCGGCCGGACCCGGGCCACGCAGTGGATCGGCGGTCTGAACTTCCAGGACCTGCTGCACGACACGCTGTTCTGGGAGTCGTTCCGGATCGGCCTGGTGTGGGCGGTCGGCGTGACCGTCCCGCAGTTCCTGCTGGCACTCGGTCTCGCCCTGCTCCTCGACCAGGACCTCAAGCTGCGCTGGCTCGCCCGCGCCCTCGCCATCATCCCGTGGGCCATGCCCGAGGTCGTCGTCGGTGTGATGTGGCGGCTCGTCTACAACCCGGACGCCGGTGTCCTCAACGAGACCCTCCGCACCTTCGGCCTCGGCGACGGCCGGGACTGGCTCAGCGGCCTGTCCACCGCACTGCCCGCCGTGATCGTCGTGGGGGTCTGGGCCGGGATGCCCCAGACCACGGTCACCCTGCTCGCCGGCCTCCAGAACACCCCGCGCGAGCTCCACGAGGCCGCCGCGATGGACGGCGCGGGCGCCTGGCGCCGCTTCCGCACCGTCACCTGGCCCGCCCTGAGACCGGTCGCGCTCGCGATCACCGCGCTCAACTTCATCTGGAACTTCAACTCGTTCGCGTTGGTGTACGTGCTGACCAGCGGCGGTCCCGGGGGCCGGACCCGTCTCCCGATGCTCTTCGCCTACGAAGAGGCGTTCCGCTACGGGCAGTTCGGCTACGCGGCCGCGATGGGACTCGTGATGGTCGCCGTGGTCTCCCTGCTCCTCGCCCTCTTCCTGGTGGGCCGGCTGAAGGCAGGTGACGAGGCATGA
- a CDS encoding aminoglycoside phosphotransferase family protein: MDEARARDVLDAAGVLPASAPLLALGENAVFAAGDLVVKVGRDAELIDRARRELDIAVWLAEAGVPAVRAAEPKARLVQGHPVTVWHRLPDAVRPAEPRDLAELLRVVHALPAPPFALPRRELLGGVERWLRLAGDAISPADAKYLRQRRDGFAGAVAAVTPHLVPGPIHGDALPRNVHVGPSGPVLVDLETFSSDLREHDLVVMALSRDRYGVPAAAYDAFTAAYGWDVREWEGCAVLRGARETASCAWVAQHAPTNPKALVEFERRVRSLRDGDATVRWYSF, from the coding sequence ATGGACGAGGCACGGGCGCGGGACGTACTGGACGCGGCGGGGGTGCTGCCGGCGTCGGCGCCGCTGCTCGCGCTCGGCGAGAACGCCGTCTTCGCCGCCGGCGACCTGGTCGTCAAGGTCGGCCGCGACGCCGAGCTGATCGACCGGGCCCGCCGGGAACTGGACATCGCGGTGTGGCTCGCGGAGGCGGGGGTGCCGGCGGTACGCGCGGCCGAGCCGAAGGCGCGACTGGTCCAGGGGCACCCGGTGACGGTGTGGCACCGGCTGCCGGACGCCGTACGGCCCGCCGAGCCACGGGATCTGGCCGAACTGCTGCGGGTGGTGCACGCGCTGCCGGCCCCGCCTTTCGCGTTGCCTCGCCGCGAGTTGCTGGGGGGTGTGGAACGGTGGCTGCGGCTCGCGGGGGACGCGATCTCACCCGCCGACGCCAAGTATCTGCGACAGCGGCGGGACGGTTTCGCGGGGGCGGTGGCCGCGGTGACGCCCCATCTGGTGCCGGGGCCGATCCATGGGGACGCGCTGCCCCGGAATGTGCATGTGGGGCCGTCCGGGCCGGTCCTGGTCGACCTGGAGACCTTCTCCTCGGATCTGCGGGAGCACGATCTGGTGGTGATGGCGCTGTCCCGGGATCGGTACGGGGTGCCTGCGGCCGCTTATGACGCGTTCACCGCTGCGTACGGGTGGGATGTGCGGGAGTGGGAGGGGTGTGCGGTGCTGCGGGGAGCTCGGGAGACGGCGAGTTGTGCGTGGGTGGCGCAGCATGCGCCCACTAATCCGAAGGCGTTGGTGGAGTTCGAGCGGAGGGTGCGTTCTTTGCGGGACGGGGATGCGACTGTGCGGTGGTATTCGTTCTGA
- a CDS encoding LysR family transcriptional regulator, with the protein MDERQLRILRELGELGSVTAVAEALLVTPSAISQQLRLLQRSVKVPLTERDGRRLVLTDAGQALAGAAIEVETALARARHTVEEFVDRPDGEVSVAAFHSAAAAFFPLLLRSLAGTDGPVPRLADEDVPQEDFPRLTRAYDIVLAHRLEHAPAWPPTVTATTLLREPLDVAMPADHPLAAKRRVAPKDVAGEPWITVHDGFPVMATIEAIGAAAGHRLHLAHRINEFAVAAEAVAAGGGLALMPRWTMRRHPDLVLRPLSGVQARRHIDALYRPERTAKRAVRTVLAELRRAALLIQGEQTPQGRGELRDQPRTTRTRPPVRTNTTAQSHPRPAKNAPSARTPPTPSD; encoded by the coding sequence ATGGACGAACGTCAGCTGCGGATCCTGCGGGAACTGGGCGAACTGGGCAGTGTCACCGCGGTCGCCGAGGCACTGCTGGTGACCCCGTCGGCCATCTCCCAGCAGTTGCGGCTGTTGCAGCGCTCGGTGAAGGTGCCGCTGACCGAGCGTGACGGACGCCGGCTGGTGCTGACCGATGCCGGGCAGGCCCTGGCTGGCGCGGCCATCGAGGTGGAGACGGCACTGGCACGCGCCCGGCACACGGTCGAGGAGTTCGTGGACCGCCCCGACGGCGAGGTGTCGGTGGCGGCGTTCCACAGCGCGGCTGCGGCCTTCTTCCCGCTGCTGTTGCGGTCACTCGCCGGCACCGACGGCCCGGTGCCGAGGCTGGCCGACGAGGACGTCCCGCAGGAGGACTTCCCCCGCCTCACCCGCGCCTACGACATCGTCCTGGCCCACCGCCTGGAACACGCCCCCGCCTGGCCGCCCACGGTGACCGCCACCACCTTGCTGCGCGAACCCCTGGACGTGGCCATGCCCGCCGATCACCCCCTGGCGGCCAAGCGCCGGGTGGCCCCGAAGGACGTGGCCGGCGAACCCTGGATCACGGTCCACGACGGCTTCCCGGTCATGGCCACCATCGAGGCGATCGGGGCGGCAGCGGGCCACCGACTCCACCTGGCCCACCGCATCAACGAGTTCGCGGTGGCGGCGGAGGCGGTGGCGGCGGGAGGCGGCCTGGCGTTGATGCCCAGGTGGACGATGCGCCGACATCCGGACCTGGTGCTGAGACCCTTGAGCGGCGTCCAGGCGAGACGCCACATCGACGCGCTCTACCGCCCGGAGAGGACGGCGAAACGGGCGGTCAGGACGGTGTTGGCGGAACTGAGGAGGGCGGCGCTTCTCATTCAGGGTGAACAGACTCCCCAGGGGCGCGGGGAACTGCGCGACCAGCCACGAACGACCCGCACCCGCCCACCGGTCAGAACGAATACCACCGCACAGTCGCATCCCCGTCCCGCAAAGAACGCACCCTCCGCTCGAACTCCACCAACGCCTTCGGATTAG
- a CDS encoding DMT family transporter, producing the protein MSDARRTDAVLLLVALVWGSSYLSAQTATSALPVLLVLFARYALSALACLGVVAAPGRGPRRWTREELRAGLPLGLTQAAVLIVETYGVAHTSAANAGLIISLTIVLTPLLDRTGHRGGLPPVFYAAAGLCVLAVGLLMAGNGFHAPRLGDLLMLGAAVVRAGHVALVGRLTAGRAIRPLHLTTVQTLVGTALFLVPAARALPTLAHADAATWTQLVYLALFCSVFAFLAQTWAVQRTSASRASLLLGTEPIWAAAVGVALGGEHFTVLTGLGAVLMVTGTYWGQSVERAHRATGVRRGEVRPPGEDIGRPGTPSSDTAAPAPPALLP; encoded by the coding sequence GTGTCCGACGCCCGCCGTACCGACGCGGTACTCCTGCTGGTCGCGCTCGTCTGGGGTTCCAGCTATCTGTCCGCCCAGACCGCGACCTCCGCTCTCCCCGTCCTGCTGGTGCTCTTCGCCCGCTACGCCCTGTCCGCGCTCGCCTGCCTGGGGGTCGTCGCCGCCCCTGGCCGAGGGCCGCGCCGGTGGACGCGCGAGGAACTGCGCGCCGGCCTTCCCCTCGGCCTCACCCAGGCCGCCGTCCTGATCGTGGAGACCTACGGTGTCGCCCACACCAGCGCCGCCAACGCGGGCCTCATCATCAGCCTGACCATCGTCCTCACCCCCCTTCTGGACCGCACCGGTCACCGGGGCGGCCTCCCGCCCGTCTTCTACGCCGCGGCCGGCCTGTGCGTCCTGGCCGTCGGACTCCTCATGGCGGGCAACGGCTTCCACGCGCCCCGCCTCGGCGACCTGCTGATGCTCGGCGCCGCCGTGGTCCGGGCGGGCCATGTGGCGCTGGTCGGCCGGCTCACCGCGGGGCGGGCGATACGGCCGCTGCACCTCACGACCGTGCAGACCCTCGTGGGCACCGCCCTGTTCCTGGTCCCCGCCGCACGGGCCCTGCCGACCCTGGCCCACGCGGATGCGGCCACCTGGACCCAGTTGGTCTATCTCGCCCTGTTCTGCAGTGTGTTCGCCTTTCTCGCCCAGACCTGGGCCGTGCAGCGCACCTCGGCCAGCCGGGCCAGTCTGCTGCTGGGCACCGAGCCGATCTGGGCCGCCGCGGTCGGTGTCGCCCTGGGCGGCGAGCACTTCACCGTACTGACCGGGCTGGGCGCGGTCCTGATGGTCACCGGCACCTACTGGGGGCAGTCCGTGGAGCGCGCCCACCGCGCGACCGGCGTGCGCCGCGGGGAAGTCCGACCCCCCGGGGAGGACATCGGGCGCCCAGGTACGCCATCGAGCGACACCGCGGCGCCCGCCCCGCCGGCTCTGCTCCCGTGA
- a CDS encoding 3'-5' exonuclease: MGWHQELLIGFDLETTGTDPREARIVTGAVIEVRGGQPLGRREWLADPGVEIPADAVAVHGISNERAAAEGRPADQVADAIADVLTTYWKTGVPVVAYNAAFDLSLLSAELRRYGLPSLRERLGNLDPAPVIDPYTIDRSVDRYRRGKRNLEAVCTEYGIALDAAHDASADALAAARLACAIAVRHPKVAAFGPAELHRRQIEWYAQWAADFQDFLRRKGDANAVVDGTWPLREPADETV, encoded by the coding sequence ATGGGCTGGCACCAAGAGCTGCTGATCGGCTTCGACCTGGAGACCACCGGCACCGATCCGCGCGAGGCGCGCATCGTCACGGGAGCCGTGATCGAGGTCAGGGGCGGGCAGCCGCTGGGGCGCCGGGAGTGGCTGGCGGACCCCGGTGTGGAGATCCCCGCGGACGCCGTTGCGGTCCACGGCATCAGCAATGAGCGGGCCGCAGCCGAGGGCCGCCCCGCCGACCAGGTCGCCGACGCCATCGCGGACGTCCTCACCACCTACTGGAAGACCGGCGTCCCGGTCGTCGCGTACAACGCCGCGTTCGACCTGAGCCTGCTCTCCGCCGAACTGCGCCGGTACGGCCTGCCGTCCCTGCGGGAGCGTCTGGGCAACCTCGACCCCGCCCCGGTCATCGACCCGTACACCATCGACCGCTCGGTGGACCGCTACCGCCGCGGCAAGCGCAACCTCGAAGCGGTCTGCACCGAGTACGGCATCGCCCTCGACGCGGCCCACGACGCCTCCGCCGACGCCCTCGCCGCGGCCCGGCTGGCCTGTGCGATAGCCGTCCGCCATCCCAAGGTCGCCGCGTTCGGCCCGGCGGAACTGCACCGCCGCCAGATCGAGTGGTACGCGCAATGGGCGGCGGACTTCCAGGACTTCCTGCGCCGCAAGGGCGACGCGAACGCGGTGGTCGACGGCACGTGGCCACTGCGCGAGCCGGCCGACGAGACGGTGTGA
- a CDS encoding SAV2148 family HEPN domain-containing protein yields MGSGGLELPPGDEGHEGNSQDAPPGTVSLARPMDAGATIGPELDWDADAWREVRTRAQRAGRAYIWLNLVEQRLRAVVAAVLRPIYEPVHGHDDWVVAAAGPAGQEWVQRAVAVREVSRRKGYLLDPADDNVLSFLTLPQLRELMVQHWPCFEPYFDERRDVELALDELEVTRNVVSRNRALSEAVLGQAERASAKLLDILGAGGDVPSARRLPVDAVEDLVGDRYADVVAVHPDRVRLLRQFPAEDIFGDARRLDAVGIGLNLLVQNFSGRRLVRLAEAGCRVRLLFLNPASSAVKRRERELGMKRGELSRSVEMNILHMRRVRSRLRDPGAFEIQVYDETPRFSAYLVDADGSDGIAVVQSYLRRSRGMEAPVLVLRNGNRVVKAGDVDDSGLFPTYREEFETNWADSRPVS; encoded by the coding sequence GTGGGCTCGGGAGGGCTGGAGTTGCCCCCTGGTGACGAGGGTCACGAGGGGAACTCCCAAGACGCCCCGCCCGGCACGGTGTCCCTGGCACGGCCGATGGACGCGGGAGCGACGATCGGGCCGGAGCTGGACTGGGACGCCGACGCCTGGCGCGAGGTGCGTACGCGCGCGCAGCGCGCGGGGCGGGCCTACATCTGGCTGAACCTCGTGGAACAGCGGCTGCGGGCCGTCGTGGCCGCCGTGCTGCGTCCCATCTACGAACCCGTCCACGGCCACGACGACTGGGTGGTGGCCGCCGCCGGACCCGCCGGACAGGAGTGGGTCCAGCGCGCGGTCGCCGTCCGCGAGGTCAGCCGCCGCAAGGGCTACCTGCTCGACCCCGCCGACGACAATGTGCTCAGCTTCCTCACGCTCCCGCAGCTGCGGGAGCTGATGGTGCAGCACTGGCCGTGCTTCGAGCCCTACTTCGACGAGCGCCGGGACGTCGAACTGGCCCTGGACGAGCTGGAGGTGACGCGCAACGTCGTCTCCCGCAACCGGGCCCTGTCCGAGGCCGTCCTCGGCCAGGCCGAGCGCGCCTCCGCCAAGCTCCTGGACATACTCGGCGCCGGCGGTGACGTACCGTCCGCCCGGCGACTGCCCGTGGACGCGGTCGAGGACCTGGTGGGCGACCGGTACGCCGACGTGGTCGCCGTCCACCCCGACCGGGTGCGGCTGCTGCGGCAGTTCCCCGCCGAGGACATCTTCGGCGACGCCCGCCGCCTCGACGCCGTCGGCATCGGCCTCAACCTCCTCGTGCAGAACTTCTCCGGCCGCCGCCTGGTGCGGCTCGCCGAGGCCGGCTGCCGGGTGCGGCTGCTGTTTCTGAACCCGGCCTCCAGCGCCGTCAAGCGGCGCGAGCGGGAACTGGGCATGAAGCGGGGAGAGTTGAGCCGCTCCGTCGAGATGAACATCCTCCACATGCGCCGGGTGCGGTCCAGGCTCCGAGACCCGGGCGCCTTCGAGATCCAGGTCTACGACGAGACACCGCGCTTCTCGGCCTACCTGGTGGACGCCGACGGCTCGGACGGCATCGCGGTCGTGCAGTCCTATCTGCGCCGGTCCAGGGGCATGGAGGCACCGGTCCTCGTGCTGCGCAACGGCAACCGGGTGGTGAAGGCGGGCGACGTGGACGACAGCGGCCTCTTCCCGACCTACCGCGAGGAGTTCGAGACGAACTGGGCGGATTCACGCCCGGTGTCCTGA
- a CDS encoding copper amine oxidase, whose product MRVNRISRARRHAALGVSVAALAAGVTTGAGPAAAQPKAAAAAAAECSSAYKIEQKLSSGTTWSMCWRYDSKAGLVLEDISYQPKGETKAIKVLNSARLGQIHVPYDDGSVEYDDLTGFGFAQGLMNLDPGECPGGTIKKVKVPDSWDPDQPDVNGLCTTTRSRGHAYRMQGDSANKVYQAQGKDLLVYSVNQVGWYEYMTEWRFQDDGTITMNLGATGSLSYYDYDAGDGRGWPIGKGPRAQATSHSHNAFWRLDFALDGSSKNRVEQYDSTVTAAAQGQQAPSTKTTRTPVTKELAGDAKSYRWWRVVSAVGKNKDWHPRSYEIVPGPSTKYPGRSFTKHDMYVTEYNPCEQFASNNPGNCGTGAGKSVDKWVNGQTLTHPVVWMNVGFHHIARDEDQQPMPVHWQGFSIAPRDVTAMNPLTPAELAGQNGQWTPGS is encoded by the coding sequence ATGCGTGTCAACAGAATCAGCCGCGCGCGCAGGCACGCGGCCCTCGGCGTTTCCGTGGCCGCGCTGGCCGCCGGTGTCACCACCGGAGCGGGACCCGCCGCCGCCCAGCCGAAGGCCGCCGCCGCTGCCGCCGCGGAGTGCAGCTCCGCCTACAAGATCGAGCAGAAGCTCTCCAGCGGCACGACCTGGAGCATGTGCTGGCGCTACGACAGCAAGGCCGGACTCGTCCTGGAGGACATCTCCTACCAGCCCAAGGGCGAGACCAAGGCCATCAAGGTCCTCAACAGCGCCCGGCTCGGCCAGATCCACGTCCCCTACGACGACGGCAGCGTCGAGTACGACGACCTGACCGGCTTCGGCTTCGCACAGGGCCTGATGAACCTGGACCCGGGCGAGTGTCCCGGCGGCACCATCAAGAAGGTCAAGGTCCCCGACTCCTGGGACCCGGACCAGCCCGACGTCAACGGGCTGTGCACCACCACCCGCTCCCGCGGCCACGCCTACCGCATGCAGGGCGACAGCGCCAACAAGGTCTACCAGGCACAGGGCAAGGACCTGCTGGTCTACTCGGTCAACCAGGTCGGCTGGTACGAGTACATGACCGAGTGGCGCTTCCAGGACGACGGCACCATCACCATGAACCTGGGCGCGACCGGCAGCCTGTCGTACTACGACTACGACGCCGGCGACGGCCGCGGCTGGCCCATCGGCAAGGGCCCCCGCGCCCAGGCCACCAGCCACAGCCACAACGCCTTCTGGCGCCTGGACTTCGCCCTCGACGGCTCCTCCAAGAACCGCGTCGAGCAGTACGACTCGACGGTCACCGCGGCCGCCCAGGGCCAGCAGGCGCCGAGCACCAAGACCACCCGCACCCCGGTCACCAAGGAACTCGCCGGCGACGCCAAGAGCTACCGCTGGTGGCGCGTGGTCAGCGCGGTCGGCAAGAACAAGGACTGGCACCCGCGGTCGTACGAGATCGTCCCCGGGCCGAGCACCAAGTACCCGGGCCGCAGCTTCACCAAGCACGACATGTACGTCACCGAGTACAACCCGTGCGAGCAGTTCGCCAGCAACAACCCCGGCAACTGCGGTACCGGAGCGGGCAAGTCCGTGGACAAGTGGGTCAACGGCCAGACCCTCACGCACCCGGTGGTCTGGATGAACGTGGGCTTCCACCACATCGCCCGCGACGAGGACCAGCAGCCCATGCCGGTCCACTGGCAGGGATTCTCCATAGCCCCGAGGGACGTCACCGCTATGAATCCGCTCACTCCGGCCGAGCTCGCCGGGCAGAACGGGCAGTGGACGCCGGGTAGTTGA